The Oceaniferula marina genomic sequence GTGGAAGTGCTCGAAGACGGACCACTTCGTTCGGTGTTGCGCGTGACCCGTAAGTTCGGCCACTCCTGCATGGTGCAGCGCATCGTGCTGAATGCCGGCAGCCGCCGCCTCGACTTCCATTGCGAAGCCGACTGGCAGGAACACGACCGCCTGCTCAAGGTGGCCTTCCCGGTGGGTGTCAGCAGCCTGCGGGCGAGCTACGAAATCCAGTATGGCCACGTCGAACGCTCGACCCACGACAATACCAGTTGGGATGTTGCCAAGTTCGAGGTGCCGGTGCACAAGTGGGCGGACCTTTCCGAGGGAGATTACGGAGTGGCGATGATCAACGACTGCAAGTATGCGGCGGATATCAGCGGAAATGTGATGCGCCTGACTCTGCTCAAGGCCGCGAATGCGCCTGACCCGACAGCTGACCGCGGCAAGCACAGCTTCAGTTATGCCATCCTGCCTCACGCGGGAAGCTTGCAGGAAGGAGGCGTGATCGAAGAAGCTTATGCTTTCAACGTGCCGATGCTGGCGGTGGATGCCGCGGCATCAGCCGGGGAGCTTCCCACGGAGAAATCCTTCATCAGCGTGGATCGTCCGGGAGTGATTCTCGAGGCGGTGAAACCTGCCGAGAAATCGGATGCGGCCGTGGTTCGCTTCTACGAAGCCTACAACACCCGCGGACCGGTGACGTTGAGCACGGATGTGCTGGAGGGCAAGGTAGGCGAGGTTGATTTGTTGGAAAATGCTTACACGGGTGAAAGCCCGGTGGAGGTGTTCGACGGGGATGTGACCTTGCAGGTCAAGCCGTTTGAGATCCGCACGCTGGCGTGGAAATAATACCGGTCGGCCGAACGGCTGAAACCGGTAACGGATATTTGATAAGCTGCACCTGCTTCGGGAGGTGCAGCAAAAAAAATGCGGAAGAGGCTAGCTCTTCCGCATTTTGTATAATGTCTTGTTGGGTGTGGTTCACCCGGGCTTGGGATTAGACATCGGTGCTTGGTCCGTCACCTCCGCCACCGCGAGGTCCGCCTTTGCCACCCCCTTTACCTCCTTTACCACCTTTACGGGGGCCGCCTTTGCCTTTCTGGCCGCCGCGGTGAGGCATGTGGATAGCGTCAGGGTAGTTTTCCCGGACCCACTCCCGAACACCTTCGCGTTCGTCTTCATCGAGTTTGCCATTACCATTGGCATCAAATTGCTTGAGCACGGCTTCGTGGATTTCCTTGCGTTGGGCCTCCATGGCTTCACGGGCTGCTTTGCGTTCTTCTTCACTCAGCTTGCCGTCGCCATCGGTGTCGAAGCGCTCGAGCATTTTTGCTTTGGCTTCAGCGCGGCGTTTTTCCATGGCCTCTCGTGCAGCTTTGCGCTCTTCTTCATTGAGTTTGCCATCTCCGTCGGTGTCAAACTTTTTGATCATTTCAGCGTGGCCAGGGCCTTTGCGGCCTTCTCCTGGTTTGCCTCCTTTGCCTGGACCTCCCTTACCTTGGGGGCCTTGAGCGCTTGCTACCATTGAGCAGGCGATCAGGCTGGTGAGGGACGTGACGATTATTTTGGTCGTTTTCATCGGTTTGTTTTTGTCTTGGTTAGTGGGTCATCCCTTGGAGCGGTTTCTCCTTTGGGTTGTGCCAGTGAAACCCTCGAATCCGGAAGAGGTTGCAAAAAAAGCTGATTAAAAAATGAGAAGCTCGTCACAAGGCGTTATGAATAAGTGCGTTCCAACTACTTAACTTTCATTGATTTTTTCTAATTCTTGATTTATGCACTTGGATGCTGCTCGGCTTTCCCATATGATCTTCCGGGTATGAAGTGTCCACGTTGTGTGCAGAGAATCCACCGGGGAGCGGAGCAATGTCCGCACTGTGGATTTGCTTTGTCGGATTTGGATGCTGTTTTTGGTGCGGGTGAGGTGAGGATGAGGCGTTTGAGTGACGCAGCCGGGGTGTTGCGTTTATCGGAGAGGAAGCGGGCCGAGAAGTGGTTTGACCGATTTGAGCAGCAGTTTCCGCAGTTGTTTTTCAGTGTGTATTACGGAGCCTTGGATGAGGTTTCGAATATGAGACAGTTTGGGATATGGTTGTTGAACCGCGGGGCATTTGAGGATGTGGATTTGAGTCGGCCGAATGAGGGGGGGGTTCTGTTATTGGTGGATGTCAATTCGAAGACCGCGTTCATGGCACATGGCTACTTACTGGATTTTTATTTACGTGAAAAAGATAGCTTCAAGGTGCTTTCCAAGGCGCACCCTCATTTGTTGAAGGAAGATCATTGTAAGGCCTTGAAGGTGGTTATTTCAGAGTTGTCAGCGGTGTTGCGGCAGCGGTCTCGATCCGCACGCCGGAGGCCGCGAAAATATCAAAAGTTGGCGGGTTGCCTGCCGGCGGATCCAAGCCCGTTGTTGGAGCCTTTACGCGCGACTGGAGTTGATGAGCATGAGAGGAATGGGGGCGGGGCTGAAGTTCGTTTGGCGGATTCGCTTGCGTGTGAGCCGTCAGCGCATGGAGAGGAGCGGGGAGCATGAAGGGGGGGGTGAACGGGCTGAGAAGTTTCTGTTTTGGTTTCTGTTTTGTGTTCGGCACATCCTGTTTATGGGCTCAATCGTTGCCTCAGTGGTCTGAGGAGGATCGTCAGCTGCTGGAGAAGGGGGAGCTTGTAGTTGGTGGCGTGCTTTTGGTCGAAGATCCTGCTGCCGGGGCGTCGATCAGGCAGGAGACGGAAACTTCAGCAGAGCAGGGGGGCGCCCCGGTTGATTTAGTGGAATCCTCCGGAGTGTTGGAGGTAGATGTTCCCGAGGCCAGGGTGCGGTTGGAGCCTGTGCCCGATCAGTTTTTATCGTCTTATTTTTCTGCAGCTCCTGAAAGTTATTTGATCGATCCTCAACGATTGTTCAGCAATCAGGAAACACTGGATCGGGAAGGGTACCTGAAGTATTACGCTGATGAGTCAGAGATTGATGTTCGGGTCTATATGTTTGATGCGCATCAGGAGATTCCAGCCCCATACACCTTGGGGCGCCTGGTTGAGGGCACCTTTGTCGATGGGCCTTTGACGGCAGTGGTTTTTTATTATCTGGGGCAACCGGAGCGCAGTGAGTTGCTGTTTGGCGGAGAGGGGGCCGCTGAAGTCAGCAATGAAGAGTTATGCAAAATTCTTGAATCGGCAAAAATCAAAGCTCTGGAGAAATCCGATGCGTCGACGCAAATGGAGTCTTTTCTTATTCAATTGTCGATTTCAACCTATTGGATGGAGCAGGATATTCTCGAGCGAACAAAGCAAGTAGCTGAAGCCCGTGGAGCTCTCGATGAATCGAAGGGCGATACGGAAGAAGCGGGTGAAACCGAAGGGACCTTCGAGCTGATTCAACCCTATCTGTGGTATGGAATAATGGGGCTGGGGGGCGTTGCTTTAACCTTGGTTTCTTTGCTTCTGATTGTCAGGCTTTGGTTGCGGAGTCGGCGCTATCACTTCCCGGTGCTGGACATCCCCAAACGTCTTGGCGCGGATTACGCCGCAGGTGTCGGATCGGTGATTGGTTTTCACAATAAAACCGATTCCCCATCGTCTCAGAGGGACCAGATTCCAGATTATTTGACCAGATTATAGTGCTAGATGCGTAGTAATTTAAAAAGTAAACACTCGTTTTTCGAAATAGCGCATATTTTGCATAAAATTTCTTTACCTGACTCTGGATTTTGATATTCTACAGCCGTCCTCGCAAGGGGGCGAGACAGTCCGATTGGCACCGTTCATACAGGTTAGGGGGTTTCCTGGTGATCATCGCCGATCGGACTGTTTAATTTTGTACGGGGTGTGTGATTTTGTGGGGGTGATGCGAGTCTGATTGGGATTGTGTCAAGGTGGGGATTTCAGTTGAAAATCAGAGGTTTATGGTGCATCCTAATTGGTGAGTCAGAGGATGGCTTACCTATTTGGCCCTTTCCGGTTTTGTGCTGTTGAGTGATTTTAGCTCATCTTGACGATGTATCGGAAGGTGCTCGATAGCTAATTGATAGTGATTCTTGAACGAAATTTTAGCTGATTAGCGTTATATTCGATACATATGTTGCGACAATCTATTCAAAGAATGGGCCGAAT encodes the following:
- a CDS encoding glycoside hydrolase family 38 C-terminal domain-containing protein, coding for RQVIADGGQGNLLQIHKDYPNRWNAWDVDVFYKDQVENLDGPAEVEVLEDGPLRSVLRVTRKFGHSCMVQRIVLNAGSRRLDFHCEADWQEHDRLLKVAFPVGVSSLRASYEIQYGHVERSTHDNTSWDVAKFEVPVHKWADLSEGDYGVAMINDCKYAADISGNVMRLTLLKAANAPDPTADRGKHSFSYAILPHAGSLQEGGVIEEAYAFNVPMLAVDAAASAGELPTEKSFISVDRPGVILEAVKPAEKSDAAVVRFYEAYNTRGPVTLSTDVLEGKVGEVDLLENAYTGESPVEVFDGDVTLQVKPFEIRTLAWK
- a CDS encoding EF-hand domain-containing protein, which codes for MKTTKIIVTSLTSLIACSMVASAQGPQGKGGPGKGGKPGEGRKGPGHAEMIKKFDTDGDGKLNEEERKAAREAMEKRRAEAKAKMLERFDTDGDGKLSEEERKAAREAMEAQRKEIHEAVLKQFDANGNGKLDEDEREGVREWVRENYPDAIHMPHRGGQKGKGGPRKGGKGGKGGGKGGPRGGGGDGPSTDV
- a CDS encoding TPM domain-containing protein yields the protein MKCPRCVQRIHRGAEQCPHCGFALSDLDAVFGAGEVRMRRLSDAAGVLRLSERKRAEKWFDRFEQQFPQLFFSVYYGALDEVSNMRQFGIWLLNRGAFEDVDLSRPNEGGVLLLVDVNSKTAFMAHGYLLDFYLREKDSFKVLSKAHPHLLKEDHCKALKVVISELSAVLRQRSRSARRRPRKYQKLAGCLPADPSPLLEPLRATGVDEHERNGGGAEVRLADSLACEPSAHGEERGA